A single window of Leptolyngbya ohadii IS1 DNA harbors:
- a CDS encoding carotenoid oxygenase family protein: MQLETNLSTKNTLSYDLNQWQKGYRSLKQEYDYPIDEIEGQIPAELEGTLFRNGPGLLDINGQQIHHPFDGDGMISAITFQNGRAYYRNRFVRTQAFLEEQQAGKILYRGVFGTQKPGGWMANFMDLRLKNIANTQVIYWGGRLLALWEAAEPHRLDPATLETIGLDYLDGILEPGEAFGAHPRVDPACAFDNGAPCLVNFSIKPKGLSTTITIYELDPAGKLLRKQARSVPGFAFIHDFALTPNYCIFFQNPVDFNPLPFVAGLRGAGQCLEFKGDRPTQALIIPRQGSAPIQTIPIQAGFVFHHANAFEQEGDLFVDSICYDALPSIEPGDDYRQVDFAALAPGQLWRFRFNLAQNSVTRELLESRCCEFPSLHPDREARPYRYVYMGAAHDAIGNAPLQAVLKLDIQTGERQLWTAAPTGFTGEPVFVPRPNATAEDDGWLLTLIFDAKQERSQLVILNAQDLTQPIARLHLKHHVPYGLHGTFTPECFISVNE, from the coding sequence ATGCAGCTTGAAACGAATCTATCCACAAAAAATACTCTGTCCTACGACCTGAACCAGTGGCAGAAAGGCTATCGCTCCCTCAAGCAGGAATACGACTATCCGATCGATGAAATCGAAGGGCAAATTCCCGCTGAGCTAGAGGGAACGCTGTTTCGTAATGGTCCCGGACTGCTAGACATTAACGGACAGCAAATTCATCACCCGTTTGATGGCGACGGCATGATCAGTGCCATTACTTTTCAGAACGGACGTGCCTACTACCGCAACCGCTTTGTCCGCACCCAGGCATTTTTAGAGGAACAGCAGGCAGGCAAAATTCTCTACCGGGGCGTGTTTGGCACCCAGAAGCCCGGCGGCTGGATGGCGAATTTCATGGATCTGCGGCTGAAGAATATTGCCAATACGCAGGTGATCTACTGGGGCGGCAGACTGCTGGCACTCTGGGAAGCGGCAGAACCCCATCGCCTTGATCCCGCCACGCTGGAAACGATCGGCTTGGACTATCTAGACGGTATTTTGGAACCGGGAGAAGCGTTTGGAGCGCACCCTCGCGTCGATCCTGCCTGTGCATTTGATAACGGTGCACCCTGCCTGGTGAATTTCTCGATTAAGCCCAAGGGACTCTCGACCACGATCACGATTTATGAGCTTGATCCGGCAGGCAAACTGCTGCGAAAACAGGCGCGATCGGTTCCTGGCTTTGCCTTCATCCACGACTTTGCGCTGACTCCGAACTACTGCATCTTTTTCCAGAATCCGGTGGACTTCAATCCGCTGCCGTTTGTGGCGGGGCTGCGCGGTGCGGGTCAATGTCTGGAGTTTAAGGGCGATCGTCCCACCCAGGCACTTATCATTCCGCGTCAGGGATCGGCACCCATTCAAACCATTCCGATTCAGGCGGGCTTTGTCTTCCACCATGCCAACGCCTTCGAGCAGGAAGGCGACCTGTTCGTAGATTCCATCTGCTACGACGCTCTGCCCAGCATTGAGCCGGGGGATGACTATCGCCAAGTTGATTTTGCCGCCCTTGCACCGGGACAGCTCTGGCGCTTCCGGTTTAACCTTGCCCAAAACAGCGTGACGCGGGAACTGCTGGAAAGCCGCTGCTGCGAATTCCCCTCCCTCCATCCCGATCGCGAAGCACGCCCCTACCGCTATGTCTACATGGGAGCCGCCCATGATGCGATCGGCAATGCCCCCCTTCAGGCAGTCCTAAAACTTGACATTCAGACGGGAGAACGCCAACTCTGGACGGCTGCGCCCACCGGATTTACGGGAGAGCCAGTCTTTGTGCCGCGCCCCAATGCCACTGCCGAGGACGATGGCTGGCTGCTAACCCTGATCTTTGACGCCAAGCAGGAGCGATCGCAACTCGTTATCCTGAACGCCCAGGATCTCACCCAGCCAATTGCCCGCCTGCATCTGAAGCACCACGTTCCCTATGGACTGCACGGCACCTTTACGCCAGAGTGCTTTATTTCTGTCAACGAGTAA
- a CDS encoding LysR family transcriptional regulator, with protein MIHATLHQLKVFEATARHGSFTRAAEELFLTQPTVSMQVKQLTKAIGLPLFEQVGKRLYLTEAGRELFAACQEIFQRLEQLEMTVANLKGMKQGRLRIAVITTTKYFMPRLLGPFCQEYPGIDVSLTVTNHERVIERLANNQDDIYVMSQVPEHLDIKTYPFLDNPLVVVAPHNHPLAKEKHIPIKRLAEEPFIMREPGSGTRGAFQKLLDEHKLSVKVRLELGSNEAIKQAIAGGLGLSVLSRHTLAIDATSNELAILDVEGFPIQRQWYVVYLAGKQLSVVANTFLEYLQDAAQRLSNAYMALPWQDSEDDLPEGKSETEPLPV; from the coding sequence TTGATTCACGCGACCCTACACCAACTCAAAGTCTTTGAGGCAACTGCCCGCCACGGCAGCTTTACCCGCGCCGCAGAAGAACTCTTTTTGACTCAGCCCACGGTATCCATGCAGGTCAAACAGTTGACCAAGGCGATCGGTCTTCCTTTGTTTGAGCAGGTGGGTAAGCGTCTGTACCTGACGGAAGCCGGACGGGAGCTGTTTGCTGCCTGCCAGGAAATTTTCCAGCGGTTGGAGCAGCTTGAAATGACCGTTGCCAACCTGAAAGGCATGAAACAGGGACGGTTAAGAATTGCCGTGATTACGACCACGAAATACTTTATGCCACGCCTGCTGGGTCCATTCTGTCAGGAATATCCCGGCATTGATGTGTCGCTGACGGTCACAAACCACGAGCGCGTCATCGAACGGCTTGCCAACAACCAGGACGATATTTATGTAATGAGCCAGGTTCCAGAGCATCTGGACATTAAAACCTATCCGTTTCTGGACAATCCACTGGTGGTCGTTGCGCCCCACAATCACCCGCTGGCAAAGGAGAAGCATATTCCGATCAAGCGTTTGGCGGAGGAGCCGTTCATCATGCGGGAGCCGGGATCGGGTACCAGGGGCGCTTTTCAGAAACTCCTGGATGAACACAAGCTTTCAGTTAAAGTGCGCCTAGAGCTGGGCAGCAATGAAGCGATCAAGCAGGCGATCGCCGGAGGACTGGGTTTGTCCGTTCTGTCTCGCCATACCTTAGCGATCGATGCCACCAGCAACGAATTAGCGATTTTGGACGTAGAAGGCTTTCCGATTCAGCGGCAGTGGTACGTGGTTTATCTGGCAGGCAAACAGCTTTCCGTCGTGGCAAATACCTTCCTGGAATACTTGCAGGACGCAGCACAAAGGCTCTCTAACGCTTACATGGCTCTGCCCTGGCAGGATAGTGAGGACGATCTGCCCGAAGGTAAATCCGAAACCGAACCGCTGCCTGTGTAG
- a CDS encoding fasciclin domain-containing protein: MPDIVDIAVGAGSFNTLVTAVKAANLVDVLKSPGPFTVFAPNDDAFAKLPPGTITTLVQNIPQLTRILTFHVVPGRLKKEDLAKLGTVTSVEGSPIPIDCSDGFEVKNATVLAADIEADNGIIHVLDRVILMG, encoded by the coding sequence ATGCCAGACATTGTTGATATTGCAGTCGGTGCGGGTTCGTTCAACACACTTGTCACCGCAGTGAAAGCAGCCAATCTGGTCGATGTGCTGAAAAGTCCCGGTCCCTTCACCGTTTTTGCGCCCAATGACGACGCATTTGCCAAGCTGCCGCCGGGAACTATTACGACGCTGGTGCAAAACATTCCCCAACTGACGCGCATCCTCACGTTTCACGTTGTTCCGGGGCGGTTGAAGAAGGAAGACCTGGCAAAGCTGGGCACTGTAACGTCTGTGGAGGGGTCTCCCATCCCCATCGACTGTTCTGACGGATTTGAAGTGAAAAACGCTACGGTGCTTGCCGCCGATATTGAGGCAGACAATGGGATTATTCACGTCCTCGATCGCGTTATTTTGATGGGGTAG
- a CDS encoding response regulator, which translates to MNRFDSDKPKILVVDDHPSSRMTAVALLSVEGYDVLEAENGQAALNCLAEANPDLILLDVMMPGMDGYEVCRRLKQDEQTRLTPVVFVTALNDRRARLRGIEAGGDDFLSKPFDQLELSARVKSLIHQKRLNEDLDHAGKVLFSIARTIESRDPNTGDHCERLVQQGRAFGEFLRLPRNEVRDLMWGGYLHDIGKVGIPDAVLLKTGGLTDVEWQTMRQHVLIGEQICQPLRTMRGVIPIIRHHHERWDGSGYPDGLVGDEIPFLAQVFQLIDIYDALTSERPYKRAYTPQESLEIMLEETSKGWRNPDLMQRFTDFVCSQSAAA; encoded by the coding sequence GTGAACCGCTTCGATTCAGATAAACCCAAAATTCTGGTTGTTGACGATCACCCCTCCAGCCGAATGACGGCGGTTGCCCTGCTTTCGGTCGAAGGATACGACGTCCTGGAAGCAGAGAATGGGCAGGCTGCCTTGAACTGTCTGGCGGAGGCTAACCCTGATCTAATCCTGCTGGATGTGATGATGCCCGGCATGGATGGCTATGAGGTCTGCCGAAGACTCAAGCAGGATGAGCAAACTCGTCTAACGCCAGTTGTGTTTGTCACAGCTTTGAACGATCGCCGTGCCCGCCTGCGGGGAATTGAAGCGGGAGGGGATGACTTTCTCTCGAAGCCCTTCGACCAGCTGGAGCTATCGGCACGGGTTAAGTCGCTGATTCACCAGAAGCGTTTGAACGAAGATCTGGATCATGCAGGCAAAGTGCTGTTCTCCATTGCTCGCACGATCGAAAGCCGTGATCCTAATACGGGCGACCACTGCGAACGGCTGGTGCAGCAGGGCAGGGCATTTGGCGAATTTCTCCGGCTTCCCCGCAACGAAGTGCGTGACCTAATGTGGGGCGGTTATCTGCACGATATTGGTAAGGTTGGGATTCCCGATGCGGTGCTGCTGAAGACGGGTGGACTGACTGACGTGGAGTGGCAGACGATGCGCCAGCACGTTTTAATTGGGGAGCAAATTTGCCAGCCGCTCAGAACGATGCGGGGCGTGATTCCAATTATTCGCCACCACCACGAACGCTGGGACGGTTCTGGCTATCCGGATGGGCTGGTTGGCGATGAGATTCCCTTCCTGGCGCAGGTGTTTCAGCTGATTGACATCTACGATGCCCTTACGAGCGAACGTCCCTATAAGCGTGCCTATACTCCCCAGGAGTCGCTGGAAATTATGCTAGAGGAGACCAGTAAGGGCTGGCGCAATCCAGATTTGATGCAGCGGTTTACTGATTTTGTTTGTTCTCAGTCTGCTGCTGCCTGA
- the glmU gene encoding bifunctional UDP-N-acetylglucosamine diphosphorylase/glucosamine-1-phosphate N-acetyltransferase GlmU — MVAVAILAAGRGTRMKSQLPKVLHSLSGRSLLERVLNCAASVQPSRRLVIVGFGADQVSQSIAHLADVELVEQREQLGTGHAVQQLMPHLQGFEDDLIVLNGDVPLLRPKTLQALLETHKTNGNAATILTAQLDDPKGYGRVFCDSANRVTQMVEDKDCSPEQKQNRRINAGIYCFNWAKLAQVLPTLQNNNNQQEYYLTDAVTALSPVMAVDVEDCQEILGINDRQQLADADRILQTRIKQDWMKAGVTLVDPDSIRIEDEVRLEPDVIIEPQTHLRGKTLIRSGSRIGPGSLIENSEIGENTIVLFSVISDSVVQATSRIGPYSHLRGHVDVGQGCRIGNFVELKNARLGDRTNVAHLSYIGDATLGNRVNIGAGTITANYDGVQKHRTEIGDRSKTGSNSVLVAPLKLGADVTVAAGSVVTDSVPDDCLVVARARQVVKPGWRLNRSNGVSEPLPKSNSSPEA; from the coding sequence ATGGTCGCGGTAGCAATTCTGGCAGCGGGGCGGGGAACTCGCATGAAGTCCCAGTTACCTAAGGTGCTGCATTCCCTCAGCGGACGATCGCTTTTAGAGCGAGTTCTCAACTGTGCAGCATCCGTTCAGCCCAGTCGCCGATTAGTCATTGTGGGATTTGGAGCGGATCAGGTCAGTCAATCGATCGCCCATCTTGCAGATGTGGAATTAGTGGAGCAGCGGGAGCAGCTTGGAACCGGACACGCGGTACAGCAGTTGATGCCGCACTTGCAGGGATTTGAGGATGACCTGATTGTCTTGAATGGGGATGTGCCGCTGCTGCGTCCGAAAACGCTACAGGCTCTACTGGAGACCCATAAAACGAACGGCAATGCCGCCACGATTCTTACGGCGCAGTTGGACGACCCTAAAGGCTACGGCAGGGTTTTTTGCGACAGTGCGAATCGGGTGACGCAGATGGTAGAAGACAAGGACTGCTCTCCGGAGCAGAAGCAGAATCGACGCATCAATGCCGGAATTTACTGCTTTAACTGGGCGAAGCTGGCACAGGTCTTGCCGACGCTCCAAAACAATAACAACCAGCAGGAATACTATCTAACCGATGCGGTGACTGCCCTCTCGCCCGTCATGGCAGTGGATGTCGAGGACTGTCAGGAGATTCTGGGCATTAACGATCGCCAGCAGCTTGCCGATGCCGATCGAATTTTGCAGACTCGTATTAAGCAGGACTGGATGAAAGCCGGGGTGACGCTGGTTGATCCGGACAGTATCCGCATTGAGGATGAGGTGCGGCTTGAACCGGATGTGATTATCGAACCCCAGACCCACCTACGCGGTAAAACCCTGATTCGATCGGGAAGTCGAATTGGGCCGGGCAGTCTGATTGAAAACAGCGAAATCGGAGAGAACACGATCGTGCTGTTCTCGGTAATTAGCGACAGCGTGGTGCAGGCAACTAGCCGGATCGGTCCCTATAGCCACCTGCGGGGTCATGTGGACGTGGGGCAGGGCTGCCGGATCGGGAACTTTGTGGAGCTAAAGAATGCGCGTCTGGGCGATCGAACCAATGTTGCCCATCTTTCTTATATCGGCGATGCCACTTTAGGAAATCGGGTCAATATTGGTGCCGGAACGATTACGGCAAATTATGATGGGGTGCAAAAGCACCGGACGGAGATTGGCGATCGATCGAAAACCGGATCAAACAGTGTGCTGGTGGCTCCGCTGAAGCTAGGGGCTGATGTTACGGTAGCGGCAGGATCGGTGGTGACGGACAGTGTACCGGATGATTGTTTAGTGGTTGCCCGTGCTCGTCAGGTGGTGAAACCGGGCTGGCGCTTGAACCGATCGAATGGGGTTAGCGAACCGTTACCGAAGTCCAACTCGTCGCCCGAAGCCTAG
- a CDS encoding putative 2-dehydropantoate 2-reductase, giving the protein MTYPTLPHRRTYAVIGTGALGGFYGARLQQAGCEVHFLLRSDYEVVRQKGLVVKSIDGDFTLPQVNAYRDVAEMPACDVVIVALKTTQNDLLPELLPSIVKPGGVVLVLQNGLGIEPEVAEIVGSHRVMGGMCFLCSNKIAPGVIHHLDYKQITMGDYADGYAPCGITDRQKQIAQDFEQAGIPIVQSEDLLLARWKKLMWNIPFNGLSVVLDATTDRMMADPHARQLATDLMQEVLRGANACLQQPLPASIKPSGSDRAIFADFVQTMLDYTEKMKPYRTSMKLDYDDRRPLEVEAIFGNPLRMAQNTGIHLPLVQMLYQQLKFLDSQNR; this is encoded by the coding sequence ATGACCTACCCTACCCTGCCCCATCGCCGCACCTACGCTGTTATCGGAACCGGGGCACTAGGCGGATTCTATGGCGCTAGACTTCAGCAGGCGGGCTGCGAAGTTCATTTTCTGCTGCGAAGCGACTATGAAGTGGTGCGACAAAAGGGATTGGTCGTCAAATCGATCGACGGAGACTTTACCCTGCCCCAGGTCAACGCCTACCGGGACGTAGCAGAAATGCCCGCCTGCGATGTCGTGATCGTTGCGCTCAAAACAACGCAAAATGATCTGCTGCCTGAACTCCTACCGTCGATCGTCAAACCCGGTGGAGTCGTGCTGGTTCTGCAAAACGGACTGGGCATTGAACCGGAAGTCGCGGAAATTGTGGGAAGTCACCGCGTCATGGGCGGAATGTGCTTCCTTTGCTCCAACAAAATCGCGCCCGGTGTAATTCACCACCTGGACTACAAGCAAATCACGATGGGCGACTATGCGGACGGCTACGCTCCCTGTGGCATTACCGATCGCCAGAAGCAAATTGCCCAGGACTTCGAGCAAGCCGGAATCCCCATTGTTCAATCCGAGGATCTGCTGCTGGCACGCTGGAAAAAGCTAATGTGGAACATTCCCTTTAACGGCTTATCGGTTGTTCTGGATGCTACGACCGATCGCATGATGGCAGACCCCCACGCGCGACAGCTTGCTACTGACCTGATGCAGGAAGTCCTCCGGGGCGCAAACGCCTGTCTCCAGCAACCCCTTCCCGCTTCTATAAAGCCCTCAGGAAGCGATCGCGCTATTTTCGCCGATTTTGTCCAAACCATGCTGGACTACACCGAAAAAATGAAGCCCTACCGCACCAGCATGAAGCTCGACTACGACGATCGCCGCCCTCTAGAAGTCGAAGCCATCTTTGGGAATCCCTTGCGGATGGCACAGAACACCGGAATTCATTTACCTCTCGTGCAGATGCTCTATCAGCAGCTTAAATTCCTGGATAGTCAGAACCGCTGA
- a CDS encoding alpha/beta fold hydrolase: protein MTMQVRITSSTGAYWQWRGQSIYYVKAGQRQTNKPPLLLIHGFGASTDHWRKNVEGLCNEFEVWAIDLLGFGRSAKPEWEYSADVWRDQIHDFVTQVMGQPAVLAGNSIGGYVSLLTGATRSDAVAGLILVNPAGSFTEAPSPTKPDPFREVFFNLARSMILLPVPSYLLFQYVRQRSLIRRTLSQVYLDQSAVTDELVEDIYRPSCDEGAAKVFAAVFKAPSGEKNDVLIEQLTCPLLMVWGEGDPWMNARERGARFRQHYPTLTEYYLQAGHCPHDEVPHQFNALVRDWVVSLSQRTTSAIEPDFATDSP from the coding sequence ATGACTATGCAGGTTCGGATCACCTCCTCCACAGGAGCTTACTGGCAGTGGCGCGGACAGTCGATTTACTACGTCAAAGCTGGACAGAGACAGACGAACAAGCCTCCCTTACTGCTGATTCACGGATTCGGCGCATCTACCGACCACTGGCGCAAAAACGTCGAAGGACTCTGCAACGAGTTTGAAGTGTGGGCGATCGATCTGCTGGGGTTTGGTCGCTCTGCTAAGCCGGAATGGGAATACAGCGCAGACGTTTGGCGCGATCAGATTCATGACTTTGTGACTCAGGTGATGGGTCAGCCTGCGGTACTGGCAGGAAATTCGATCGGCGGCTATGTCTCTCTCCTCACTGGCGCAACCCGATCGGATGCTGTTGCCGGACTGATTCTGGTCAACCCTGCCGGATCGTTTACCGAAGCTCCCTCGCCCACCAAGCCCGACCCGTTCCGGGAGGTCTTCTTTAACCTGGCGCGATCGATGATTCTGCTGCCTGTACCGAGCTATCTGCTGTTTCAGTATGTGCGGCAGCGATCGCTCATTCGTCGAACCCTCTCCCAGGTCTATCTCGATCAGAGTGCTGTGACCGATGAACTGGTGGAAGATATCTACCGTCCGTCCTGCGATGAGGGAGCCGCCAAAGTCTTTGCCGCCGTGTTCAAAGCGCCCTCCGGCGAGAAAAACGATGTGCTGATCGAGCAGTTGACCTGTCCCCTGCTGATGGTCTGGGGCGAAGGCGACCCCTGGATGAATGCACGAGAGCGAGGCGCAAGATTCCGTCAGCACTATCCCACCCTCACCGAATACTACCTGCAAGCCGGACACTGCCCGCACGATGAAGTCCCCCATCAATTCAACGCTCTGGTGCGCGACTGGGTAGTCAGCTTGTCGCAAAGGACTACTTCAGCGATCGAGCCTGATTTTGCAACGGATTCACCCTAA
- the uvrA gene encoding excinuclease ABC subunit UvrA yields MIQRVDPADRLPAAVAPLNGSQSLSDSLEDLQDTIRIRGARQHNLKNIDLELPRDRLIVFTGVSGSGKSSLAFDTIFAEGQRRYVESLSAYARQFLGQVDKPDVDAIEGLSPAISIDQKSTSHNPRSTVGTVTEIYDYLRLLYGRAGEPHCPHCDRSIVPQTIDQMVDRIMELPDRTKFQILSPVVRGKKGTHKKLLSGLASEGFVRVRVDGEVRELSDNIELEKNQFHDIEIVVDRLVKKDGIQERLVDSLATCLKRSEGIAIVEVFQDENKVIALPTNPDLQLAVLPTMAAEPAGRYGKEEEDDRKSVDLVFSENFACPEHGAVMEELSPRLFSFNSPYGACPHCHGLGTLRTFSPDLVIPDPKLPVYAAVAPWSEKDNTYYFSLLYSVGQAFGFEIQTPWNQLTREQQEILLHGSQEKIYIEADSRYRDNKGYHRRYEGIIPMLDRQYKESTSDLYKQKLEQYLIDQPCEVCGGNRLKPEALHVRVGQFRIRELTGVSVLDCLDRVNQMNLTPRQAQIGDLVLREIKARLQFLLDVGLDYLTLDRTAMTLSGGEAQRIRLATQIGAGLTGVLYVLDEPSIGLHQRDNDRLLNTLIKLRDLGNTLIVVEHDEDTIRAADHLVDIGPGAGIHGGSVVAQGDLNDLLTAEDSLTGAYLSSRRVIETPTERRQGNGRSLLLKNAHRNNLRHIDIEIPLGKLVCITGVSGSGKSTLINELLYPSLQHHFGHKVPFPKELQEIKGLNALDKAIVIDQSPIGRTPRSNPATYTGVFDCIRDLFSETIEAKARGYKPGQFSFNVKGGRCEACSGQGVNVIEMNFLPDVYVQCEVCKGARYNRETLQVKYKNKTIADVLNMTAEEALPLFENIPKLNARLQTMVDVGLGYVRLGQTAPTLSGGEAQRLKLASELSRRATGKTLYLIDEPTTGLSFYDVHKLLDVLQRLADMGNSIVVIEHNLDVIRCSDWVIDLGPEGGSRGGELIAAGTPEEVAQNSRSYTGQYLKKVLAQHPPARATA; encoded by the coding sequence ATGATTCAGCGCGTTGACCCCGCCGACCGCCTGCCTGCTGCGGTTGCTCCGCTCAATGGAAGCCAGTCCCTTTCCGATTCGCTGGAGGATTTGCAGGACACGATTCGGATTCGAGGGGCACGACAGCACAATCTAAAAAATATCGATCTGGAACTGCCGCGCGATCGCCTGATTGTGTTCACGGGGGTTTCCGGGTCGGGTAAGTCTTCCCTGGCGTTTGACACGATTTTTGCCGAGGGTCAGCGGCGCTATGTGGAATCCCTTAGTGCCTACGCCCGTCAGTTTTTGGGACAGGTGGACAAACCGGACGTAGACGCGATCGAGGGCTTGAGTCCTGCGATTTCGATCGACCAGAAATCCACTTCTCATAACCCCCGTTCCACCGTCGGTACAGTCACAGAAATCTACGACTATTTGCGGCTGCTCTACGGACGCGCAGGCGAACCCCACTGCCCCCACTGCGATCGATCGATTGTGCCCCAGACGATTGATCAAATGGTCGATCGGATTATGGAACTCCCCGATCGCACGAAGTTTCAGATTCTTTCTCCCGTGGTGCGCGGCAAGAAAGGAACCCACAAAAAGCTGCTGTCGGGGCTGGCATCCGAGGGGTTTGTGCGGGTGCGGGTTGATGGAGAGGTGCGCGAACTGTCCGACAATATTGAGCTGGAGAAAAATCAGTTTCACGATATCGAAATCGTGGTCGATCGCCTGGTCAAAAAGGACGGCATCCAGGAACGCTTAGTCGATTCCCTGGCAACCTGTCTGAAGCGATCGGAGGGAATTGCGATCGTGGAGGTGTTCCAGGACGAGAATAAGGTGATTGCGCTGCCGACGAATCCCGATTTGCAGCTAGCCGTTCTGCCTACGATGGCGGCGGAGCCTGCGGGACGCTACGGCAAGGAAGAGGAAGACGATCGGAAATCGGTAGACCTGGTTTTCTCAGAGAACTTTGCCTGCCCGGAACATGGTGCGGTAATGGAGGAGCTTTCCCCCCGTCTGTTCTCCTTTAACTCTCCCTACGGAGCCTGCCCCCACTGCCACGGACTGGGAACGCTGCGAACCTTTTCTCCCGATCTGGTCATCCCCGATCCGAAGCTGCCCGTCTATGCAGCGGTGGCTCCCTGGTCGGAGAAAGACAACACCTACTATTTCTCGTTGCTCTACAGCGTGGGTCAGGCATTTGGCTTCGAGATTCAGACCCCGTGGAATCAGCTGACGCGGGAACAGCAGGAAATTTTGCTCCACGGTTCGCAGGAAAAAATCTACATCGAAGCGGATTCGCGCTACCGGGATAACAAGGGCTACCACCGCCGCTATGAAGGCATTATCCCGATGCTTGATCGCCAGTACAAGGAATCGACTTCGGATCTGTACAAGCAAAAGCTGGAGCAATACCTGATCGATCAGCCCTGCGAGGTCTGCGGTGGTAATCGCCTGAAGCCAGAAGCTCTCCATGTGCGGGTCGGACAGTTTCGCATTCGGGAACTTACGGGCGTTTCTGTTTTAGACTGTCTCGATCGCGTTAACCAAATGAACCTCACTCCCCGACAGGCGCAAATTGGCGATCTCGTACTCCGAGAAATTAAGGCGCGGCTGCAATTCCTGCTGGATGTCGGACTGGATTATCTGACGCTCGATCGCACTGCCATGACCCTGAGCGGCGGTGAAGCACAGCGGATTCGACTCGCCACCCAGATCGGCGCGGGACTAACGGGCGTTTTGTATGTCCTCGACGAACCCAGTATTGGACTGCATCAGCGGGACAACGATCGCCTCTTGAATACGCTGATTAAACTCCGCGACCTGGGCAATACGCTGATCGTGGTGGAACACGACGAAGATACGATCCGGGCGGCGGATCATCTGGTGGATATTGGTCCGGGTGCCGGAATTCACGGCGGCTCGGTTGTGGCGCAGGGCGATCTGAACGATTTGCTGACGGCAGAAGATTCCCTTACGGGGGCTTACCTGTCGAGTCGCAGAGTGATCGAAACGCCAACCGAGCGTCGGCAGGGCAATGGGCGATCGCTCCTGCTCAAAAATGCCCACCGGAATAACCTGCGCCATATTGACATAGAAATCCCTTTGGGCAAGCTAGTTTGTATTACGGGCGTCTCCGGTTCCGGGAAGTCCACTCTAATTAACGAACTGCTCTACCCGTCGCTTCAGCACCACTTTGGTCACAAAGTTCCCTTCCCGAAGGAACTCCAGGAAATCAAAGGACTGAATGCCCTGGATAAGGCGATCGTCATCGACCAATCTCCGATCGGACGCACCCCGCGATCGAATCCTGCTACCTATACGGGCGTGTTTGATTGCATTCGCGATCTGTTTTCGGAGACGATCGAGGCAAAGGCGCGGGGTTATAAGCCGGGACAGTTTTCATTTAACGTCAAAGGCGGACGCTGCGAAGCCTGTAGCGGTCAGGGCGTGAATGTAATTGAGATGAACTTCCTGCCGGATGTGTACGTGCAGTGCGAGGTTTGCAAAGGGGCACGCTACAACCGGGAAACGCTTCAGGTGAAGTACAAGAACAAGACGATCGCCGACGTCCTAAACATGACCGCCGAGGAGGCTCTGCCGCTGTTCGAGAACATTCCCAAACTGAATGCTCGTCTGCAAACGATGGTGGATGTGGGGCTGGGCTATGTCCGCTTGGGTCAAACTGCTCCCACGCTGTCGGGTGGAGAAGCACAGCGGCTCAAATTAGCTTCGGAACTCTCGCGTCGCGCCACAGGCAAAACCCTCTACCTGATCGACGAACCCACTACTGGGCTGTCCTTCTACGACGTTCACAAGCTGCTGGACGTGCTGCAACGGCTCGCCGACATGGGGAATTCGATCGTCGTCATCGAACACAACCTGGACGTGATTCGCTGCTCGGACTGGGTAATTGATCTGGGTCCAGAAGGCGGCAGTCGGGGCGGTGAACTCATTGCCGCAGGCACTCCAGAAGAAGTGGCGCAAAATTCGCGATCGTACACGGGGCAGTATTTGAAGAAAGTGCTGGCACAGCATCCTCCGGCAAGGGCAACGGCTTAG
- a CDS encoding DUF4926 domain-containing protein, with protein sequence MTWQSDMADLQLLNPIANLKPIPVDRLTLVEPEYEVIEHLPVGQVGTIVEIYEAQEPRYLIEFADLQGREYAMAVLQADEFIVLHYQLESIAGA encoded by the coding sequence ATGACATGGCAAAGTGATATGGCAGATTTACAGCTCCTCAACCCGATCGCCAACCTCAAACCTATCCCTGTCGATCGTCTGACCTTAGTTGAGCCGGAATATGAAGTGATCGAGCATTTACCCGTTGGTCAAGTCGGAACCATCGTTGAAATTTACGAGGCACAAGAACCGCGATATTTAATCGAGTTTGCAGACTTGCAAGGGCGTGAATATGCAATGGCAGTTTTGCAGGCTGATGAGTTTATTGTCCTGCACTATCAGCTAGAGAGCATCGCAGGGGCGTGA